gcttcagctgatcacTGAGGGGCACTGGATGCTTTGGCGCAAGGTAATGCGACCATAACAGCTTCTTCGTTgaactcccctcttcggctcggaagaactccgcggcatcagcaacactccgcggcagatccgcaaacgcacTTGGAGAACTCCAAACCCGGGTCAGTAAGATGTATCTTCTCcttacaaatttgctctgcatattaaaggccttacgTGCCGCTATCTGTcacgcctcttggatctcccggcaGGCGCCTTGGGATTCAACCTGGGCCTCCTTCGCgctttggagggccttagcaagttcggagtcTTGATCCGAAAACCCTACGCTCTAAGGACTAACATTTGcttatggcatccttgagctcttgttggacttcatccaacctcgcttcatgtttttggcgggcggctcgttcctcctccgcctcctttttTGCTACAACCAGTGAGCTCTTGAGGGATTCGACCTCAGATGCATTCACTATGAGTATAACCATGAAACTCAGCAAGATAACCAATCAGAGCTCATATCATTTCGGGTATGTATAAGTACCTCATACCTTGCTCTTCCTCAAACCGCTTATTGGTGCGGCTGAGCTCCTCGTCGGCCCGCTCCAACCTCTGCTTAGGTTCGGACAATTCGGCAGCCTGTGCGGTTGCCGCTAATAGCGAAGCCTGTTTATCAAAATAGACATGTATGTTATCTCCTACGAATACTaatcgatcctctgttcggccctTCTTTGCAAAAGCcgaacagagtcttaggggctactatttatacacaggcatattttttGCATATGCAAAGCAGTTAAAAAATATTACttcacatacctcgaagcctgttagtaggctggtatAGGCTTCATTCGATCTATTtttagcggaccgaaccttctcaaccaccgtacccataagggtacggtgttcctccacaatggaagcgcgcTGAAGCGCTTCCATCAGaatgtccggcgcctctggattgacagaggtcaccggtggagtcAACGCGCCcccttctttcaaaggaggctgcTCGCTTGATTCCGGAGCCGAGCGGATCTCCGAAATgatattcggttgggggccgaattgggcatggcccccgtcaccagtctccatgggggtcagTTCCCCCATGTTTTCAGCAGCTGAGGTATTACCCTCTAGCGCCATCTTGACGGCCTCCCGCACCTCTCCATGGCCTGGAGAGGTTctttgggacaacacttcagtgttgTCCGTGGCAGTGGGCGGGGAGGCCtgcggaggcatctcgctctccatcatatTCGGCCCCAGCGAATTCCCAGAAGATGATGATCATTGGGGGAGATCACGAGCTGGACTATAGCACGCAATTCAATGTGTTAAAACCTCAAAGTATAAAACCGGATATATGTGCAGTGTCCTtagatacttacgattcggccaaggGCTTCGGCCTGGGGCACCACTCGAGGATGGCTTCGGCGTCCGAATCTGAATCGTCCGAAAGggagatcttccccttcttggacgcctccgcctctaggtcCATGGAAGCCGcacttttcttctttccccccttaaggggagaatttctctcctcctcatcttcatcttcattcccctcgtgggaggagagagcttcggTATCCCCGAATGCAGCGTCCGAAGTACCTTTTCGGCAAAGGATGCCTCTGacccccttgcccttcttcttggccttcttctccggcacctggtacggcgccgggaccagcatcttcgtcaaaagaggagtggctgggtcttcgggcagcggagccggacattggatccgctctgccttctttgtccagccctgaaggaAGAATGGAAGGCTCAGCATACCCCTTTGGGTTTACAAGTTGAAGTTATGATTCAGAAATCCGAAAACTTACTGGAGTGGCTGGATGAgcacagtcgaggccgatgtctttgGTCGGCTCtggccacgacttctgggccttgaaaagcagcttccagatctctttgTGCATCGTGACGAAAAATCACTgcagggtccggtggctagccggattgaactcccacatgtggagagttAGGCGCTGGTAGTGGATAATCTGacaaaaaagcatcacctggatcacatcagcaAGGCTTCTCCATTATATTTTTGATGTGCTTCTGTAGCATCATCACCTCATCGGACGACGCCCAATCCAGACCCTTGTTTATCCATGATGCAAGCCGCatcgggggtccggatctgaactcaggagcgcccgcccagttggcgccgcggggttcggtgatgtagaaccactcctgttgccatatcttgacggtctccatgaaggccccTTTTGGCCAGGTGACGTTCGGgagctttctcaccatggcgcctccacagtCTGCGTGCTCtccgtcaaccaccttcggcttcacattgaagaccttaagccataggccgaagtgggggtaatgcggaggaagaaatttggggctagatcgtggaaatctagcccataatagaacatgaggctgcggacgaaagggtggagaggaaaccctagtccgTGGAGAAAGTgcgggatgaacactaccctcttgttaggttccggagtggggacgatctgcttTTTAGCAGGGAGCCGGTGGGTGATGTCCGCGGCTAAGTACCCCGCTTCCCAGAGTTCCTTGACGTtcctctccgtgacggaggaagccgtCCACTTGCCCTgtgagccggatccggacatggttggagtgtttGGTGGTGACGGAAAAGAtcgaaacttgggcgctggagctcgaggatggaagggCGGAAGAGGAAGAAGGCGTCAAGTAAAAAGATGGGtcattatcctcttataaaggcagtgaatatcaagcgccccctcacgagccttaaaacttgcctattcccaaggggtcgtgcaaacggcatggttggattacccaaacccgtattgatgagaatcccgcaataaggggacacgatctctgcttcgacaagacgtgtcaatgaagaccgcgcctcgaaacgcgaagcggggggctaaaaacggttcgaaataataataaggccagaacataacgtctcGCCGAAAAAGCTGTCAGTAGACATGACTTATTTCGTTTAAGTATTTTacccttgtggttcagggttgtaactattGTACAGAACCGGATATAGTTCTTCTGTTCAgctgctttggagtattcagaagaggaacccgccttgcaatgccgaagacaatctgcgcgccggacacatcgtcattgaagcctggttcaggggctactgagggagtcctggattagggggtccccaggcatccgggctatgtgacatgagccggactgatgggccatgaagatacaagatagaaggccttcccccgtgtccggatgggactctcctttgcgtggatggcaagcttcggcgttcggatatgaagtctcatttctctgtaaaccgactctgtacaacccaaagcccctctggtgtctatataaaccagagggtttagtctgtagaggcaatcataatcatacaggttagacatttagggtttagccattacgatctcgaggtagatcaactcttgtaacccctatgctcatcaaagtcaatcaagcaggaagtaaggtattacctccattaagagggcccgaatctgggtaaacatcgtgtcccctgcctcctgttaccttcgatcctcagacgcacagttcgggaccccctatccgagatcggtcggttttgacaccgacactttggTCTTCCAAATACTAAAAAGACCAAAGTATTTTCCTTGAATGCTCATTCGGGATAGGCTCAACACTAGAGAAAGGCTTCCAAGGAATAACTGTATTGCCCTGGATAACGATTGGTGTATCCTGTGCTACAACAATGATGTTGAAAAACAGGATCATCTCATCATCTTATATTTTTCAGTCAAAGACGCTCGAGGAAAACCTCCTTCAACTCGGGAATAACAATGAATTTGCAGACTCTGTCCACTTTGCTAGAGCCATCTTTGCTAGTCTGCTCGTCGTCGAAATTTTCATCATCGTAGCTTGGTGTATTTAGTAAGAGAGAAATGCCAAATCTTTGACAACCTCAGCCCTAGTATTGATTATAGGTTTCACCTTTTCTTTTGAAGGAAATGTCACCTACTTTCCTTTAGACTAAAAGTTGACAAAGCTAATGCTCTTAGAACATGTCTTAGTTCTAGCCCCTTGTATGAGAATATCCGGTGGAAACCACATGGAAATTATGTTTTGAAGTTATGGAAAATTCTGAAGAAAATACAATGTATCTCAGAGAGATGGTGTTCTATACACATGTAAAAATTCGAGTTAAAACACAAATTCATTTATGTGGTACGAAAAGACGGTTCAGCAAATATAGTACCAAATAATAAATGCCACTATTCGTTGttgaatttgttttttttcttttgtatgtCTTTTACAGCTTTTGTATACCCCCTTGGGTATACACCCACTTCCTGCTCTTGTAATAGTATTTCCTTTAATAAAAAATATTGTCAGGGCCTTCCCTACAGTTTTCCAGTCAAATAAGAAACACTACTAGATACGCATATTTTGCTGCAATTTTTGTTAACAAATCAACTCGCTTTTTTATATACAACACAACACACAACTGTGGAAGTATTCAAAAGAGTGCAAGTGCGCCTTCCTTTCCGTTAGGTGTATGCAAGCCTTTCTTGTCAACGGATCAgtaatatttttgtggattttgaGACTGGTGATTAATAAACTCCCTACCTACCCACTTAACCAGCCCTCATGCAAGCTTCAGCTGATCAGACTGGTGTACGCGTGTATTTTGTGGATTTTAAGACTGGTGTATTCTAATTTGGTTTCTCTCTACATGACTTGGACCCAGTCTAGTCAAGTCTGGTTGCAGATGCAGCTTCCTTGAAACTTCCTCAAATACATTTTGTCATAGGAATCTTAAGCTGTCCAGTTACCTTACGTACACGTGTAACTTTTTTCATGATATTATTTACACATTTAAAACAATActtcctccatcccataatataagagcgtttttgacacaaaacgcaaaacgctcttatattacgagatggagggagtatcattttgTGCATTTCCGATTTGAATCGCCGTTCCCCGCCGTTCGTCATCCATTTGTCCATTTAGTAGGAAGTGGTTCACCTAATGTGGAGGTTCAGCGTCCAAAAGCACAAGACAGTATGTATGACCTCTTCTTCTTCAGTAGTGCACACATGACATGGCCACATGTTTTTTAATCAGGCAGTAATGAGGTCAATGGTAAACGTGGACTTTGCTCAGTCTTCGCCACTACCAAATCCAGCTTAATTTTGATATCTTCTTCTTTATCATTTATCATAGATGTCTTGGCAAACAAGCAAGCTACACATGCATGCTTTCATATCTGTACCACACTGGAGTACTTTATTAGTACAGTTTTTTACGGGACTTTATTAGTACAGTTAATTAATCATGGCTGTGACATTTTGTCTTCCTATTGTGGTGCCGTTGATGAATCTTTTAGGGCATCTCGAAGGTGGACCCTCGAACCTTCGGTAAGACCTGAGCTATCCGGACGTAGTTTGTCATATAAGACGGTCCCGCATCGGTCTGGAGTTCGATTTGGATGTCCGTTTTCCCACAAATCATAACCAAGACAAGAGGCTTTGCAGGAGTCTGGACATCCACATGACGAACCAAAAGCCACCACCTATTCTCTCTCTGTTCGGATGGAGGAAGACctcttctatttttattttttattttttgtttttgctctttGACGGAAGGTTGCTAGCATTTGGTGAAAGCACTATTATTTCACTTTTTTTCTCAAGTGCtacactttttctttctttcttaagtGCTCACAATGGCGAAGGCTGATCACAATTGCGGAAGGCCTTTAGTGGAAGGCACTAGAATTTTGAAGTCACGGTAGCGGAAAGCACTATTGTTACATTTTTATTTCAAGTGCTatactttcttttctttttttcaagTTCTCATACTAGTCTGAGCGatataattttttttttcaaatttgttatcAAATGGATCCCAGCAaggttggatggccggctcccatATCAATGTCCGGACAGGGTCATGCTGGAGATGCCCTTATCATCTCCAGTTGGAGTATGTCTCCAAACGCAAACCTCAAATGAACATCATCATCTGTCCACGGATACGCTGGATGTGTCCGCGGACAACTGAGCGGACGCCGGTCATCCAAGACTATCATCTAAAAATCCCCTACTTATTCGCCCCTCCTTCACCTCTTTCTTTCCACTAAGTCAAATTGCTTCGATGCTCAACATTCAATAGAAAATCAACCATACATGTAACACTTGCAAACAAAAGTAACCAAAATCATAAGCACATGATGTTCAACAAGGTCCATAATTCGGGTCCACCAAGAAAGCAACTAAACAAAATGAATCATTGCCCACCGCCATTTCCATAACATGCAATGATGTCTAGTGGCGAAGCCATGTTTAAGCTATGTAGTCAAATGACTACACAGCTTTGTGGAAAAATTATCATATATAAGGtaaaaaataatacaaaatttgTAGAAATACATATATCTTGGCTACACAAAATTGTGTGGACTACCCATGAGTAAAATCCTGGCACCGCCACTGATGATGTCTATGCAATTGATGAATCCACCCCACCGCATAGGCATGTACAGTCACCGGTCTTCATCGTACATGAAACTTGGACTTCACACATTTGTTAAGTGCAATTAGCTTCTTCTCCTCTAGGTCAAACTTCTTTTCTTGCATTGGCATGAACTCTATAAACCTCTCCTCCTTGAGCCTCCTTCTTGCCCATGATGTCATCCCACTTCTTCGACAATTTGGCTGCCACCCCATTGCGCTCTTCCTGATCATGCTCCAACTTTTCCCTCTCGACCTCGACACATGGGTGGCCGGTGCAAGCCCTCCTCTAGCTCCACTGCCATTGAACTTGATCCAACAATAATGCATCATGGATGGATGCCCTAGTTCTTCTTGTACAGAATCATCGTGAGGTTGGGTTAGGAAAATGAAAACAATCACATGATCAAAACATTGCAACATAGAGCAAGAGAATGCGCATGCACACAACACATAAAGCAAATGAAACAAATCTTGCAAGACCGTCGAGTCCCATGCCACTTGGTGCCTGATTTTGTATTAATTTGTGCATAAGCACCACATAATTCTTGGCGGGTTATTGAATGGCATACTACCGTTGGTTGAGTGACCTGTCATTCCATTCAAGAATCATTTCCGCATTATACGTCGAGTAGTCCTTGTTGTCATGAAAAAACCTCGTGCGCCCTCCTCCGAAATGTCGCTCCATTTGCTTCACACCGGCAAACGGGTCAATGCTTGTGCCCGACTAAGCCAAGCACAACAACTCGTCCTCCTTGTCGAGTAGGTGCCTCCTATCTTTTTATTTGATCACACATCGGCCGTCGGCGAGTATTGATCCTCCACTCCTCCAAATTCTCCACATTCGGCACCGAGACGGTGTACGCGGGCGATGGCGATGGTGACACATCGAAGATGTTGATTGTCGGGTCGGAGAGATCCTTTGCGCCAACATTGAGGTTGGACATGTGAAGAAAGGGGGTGTGTGAAAAATGAAGGGGTCCGGGAGGGTGTTTTCGATGATCCTGTTAAAGTCGGGCATGATAGATGTCGGATTCCCCAACTCCGCTCCTCGATTCGGGACCGGGCGGGAGGATTCTCTACGTTCGGATGTGTCCACCCCAAAGGAAGGATCCGCGTTGAATCTAGTCCAAAAATTTGAGGCCGGAGTAAGCACCTGCATTGGAGATGTCATAATCATTCGGTGCATCCCTCTTGCTTGGAATTTTGGAATCCATATGAAATCGACTGATTAGGTAAAACAGAATGTATGTATCTGCAGATATCATGTGTCCAAATCAAAATCGGATTCTTGCCGATTTGGCCATAAATggttatatctatatctatctatactaATATAAAAAGATTTAAATGTGCATATCCAACTAATCTAGACCATCGAActaagtcaatccaacgacctatactgctccaatggcgagcgttaacgtgcaattaatatcataTCAAATATTACATTAATCACAAAATTAACACATAAATAATAGCATATTTAATATTCATGTGCAATTAATATATTTTCTAAATATTAATGTGCGTTACACATGTGCATTTACTAATACTAGATATGAAAAGGTCCGAATTTTGGAGTGCCACCAACAAACCCAGTCACAATCAGTAATTTACCCACCCCACGGGCTATAAATCTCTTTCAAATTTTGTGATCTAGTGTCCGGCCTGCAGCTACAAAGCAAACCTGCAACGACGGACCAAATCTTTTCTTATCCCCaatccaccatcaccatgccgtcgcgGTCGCCGTCCCCGATGGTGCGCGTCGTCTCGTCGTCCACGGtgaagccgccgccgcggccgaggGAGCGCATCCCGCTCACCTCCTGGGACGCCTCCATGCTCTCCTCCAACTACATCCAGAAGGGCCTCCTCTTCCACAGGCCCACCTCCTCGGCGTTCAACGCCGCCGACCACCTCGCCGCGGTACTCGGCGACGCGCTCGCCCACTACTACCCCATCGCCGGCCGCTTCGCCACGGAGCAGCACAGGGATGACGCCGGGAACGTCGTGGGGTGCTCCGTCCACGTCGACTGCGCCGGCCAGGGCGTGGAGGTCGTGCACGCCGTGGCCGACGGGGTGACCATGGCGGACGTGCTCCCCCGCGACGCCGACGTGCCGCGCGGCGTGCTGGCGCAGTTCTTCCAGCTCACCGACGCCGTCAACTACGGCGGCCAGGAGCAGCCGCTGTTCGCCGTCCAGGTCACCGACCTCGCCGACGGGGTCTTCGTCGGCTTCGCCTACAACCACGCGCTCTCCGACGGCACCGCCTTCTGGGACTTCGTCAACTACTGGGCCGCCCTCGCGCGCACCAGGCTCGGCCTCGCCGCAGCGCCCCCGGCGCCGAAGCCCTCGTTCGAGCGCTGGTCGCCCGACGGCGGCCCGGCGGGGCCAGCGGTGCTGCCGTGCGCCGACGTGTCCGAGCTCATCGAGCGGGCGCCCCCGCTGCAGCTGCACGAACGGATGCTGCACTTCTCGGCCGACTCGCTGGCAGCTCTCAAGGAGCGGGCGCGTGAGGAGCTCCTGGCCGCCGGCGACACGGCGGGCGCGGCCGCACTAACCAAGTTCCAGGCGCTGTCGTCCCTCCTCTGGCGCTGCATCACCCGCGCGCGGCGGATGGCGCCGGAGCAGGAGACGACGTGCCGCGCGGCCATCAACAACCGCGGGCGCCTCCGGCCGCAGCTCCCGCAGGACTACTTCGGCAACACCATCTACGCCATCGGCACCGACTCAACGCGCGCCGCGGACCTGCTCGACCGCGGGcacggctgggcggcggcggccgtgggGCGGGCCGTGGCGGCGCACACGGACGCGTCCATCAGGGCGCGCGTGGCGGCGTGGACCGCCAAGCCCATGGTGTACACGCACCGCTTCTTCGACCCGACAGGCACCATGATGGGGAGCTCGCCGCGGTTCGACATGTACGGCTGCGACTTCGGATGGGGGAGCCCCGTGGCGGCGCGCAGTGGCATGGCCAACAAGTTCGACGGCAAGACGTCGTTGTACCCCGGCCACGAGGGCGGCGGTAGCATCGATGCCGAGCTCACGTTGTCGCTAGAGAACATGGCCGCGCTCGAGGAGGACGTGGAGTTCTGGGCCGCCGTGTCCCCGGACACACCCGTGCCGGCGCCGGTGCCGGAGAAGAAGCCCACTTGAATCTTCTATGCATGTCAACACTCTGCTCTGATACTGCTTGCCAATTTTCCTCTTTTTTTATGTTTGCTTGACACAACAGTAACATGTTCTAATTCTTGGCTTTGAATGACAACAAGTGAAAATTAAAGAAATGTTGAGTATTATAATTTTCTCTCTGATACAAACAAGAAAAAAAGAATGATATTTGGGACATGTAGTCAAACCTACATTTATGTGAGCAACCCACTAATGCTTATATTGCTAATCAATAGGCTTAATGCACATGAGACTGGGATCTAGCTAGGGGAATAAGATGAACACAAAAGAACTAATTTCAGAGAGGGGAAACTAGATACTGaaattggggacacaagagattgatCCTTCTCATGCAGCTGAATCTATAGAGTTTAGATTCGATGGAAATTGAATTGTCTTTTTTTTAACATCAGTgtagacacaagcgctcatatacatgcgtATACACCCACCCCTATAAATGCACACCCTATCTCTATGAGCACTTCCGAGACTTGAAACCTGATGGACCTACGTGCCTCGTTTATCGGGCTTCCCCTATAACCTCATGTATATGTTGTACCTCTTGTAACCGAAGCAACACTGAGAAGTGAATTCCATGGTTCAACTTGGTATCAAGACTCCAGGCTATTGCCATGTCGGTCCAACAGTCCTCCTCCTCTGTGGTGATCCGCTCCGCCACCTTCCCGGCCTCCTTGTCCTTGACAACCCCCGCCTCCGGCGCCTCTGTCCGCCATCGTGGGCACCTTCTCTGCCACTGCCGTCGGCACCCCTCACCGTGCTTCATCTTTGGAACTAAACCCTCTCTCCTCAATGGAACAAACCCAACCCACAACACTCAGTTTGCCCCTCTTTTCTcctccgctgccaccgccaccaccagcgccaccCTCTGCCATGCCGCTTCTCAACGGGCTTAGAGAGTCGTCACGTTTGTCATGCCACTTCTCAACTCGCTTGACCTTGTCCTTGCGGGGGATGTACACACACCTGACCTTGTGCCCCTTCCGCGCCTCTGTCAAGGTCAACCACAGTCAACcaaccctcccccctccccccttctcTGTTGTCCCCAACTAAGATGAACATGCGGTCGCCTCCTGCATGAAGGCTAAGTCATGGTGGACCCCGACGTGCGTGGGTGTACCCCGTTGTTGCGGAAACGAGGGCCGACAACGACGCGTCAACGTCGTGGTCACATACGTCACCACCAGAGATGTTATGGAGCCTAACTATTATACACTCCATCTCTCTCTTTTCTCACCGTCGCATGGGTGTTTGCCTGACAACTATACTGCTCTGAAGCCACCTACTTTCTTCCCAAGTCGAGAGACATAGATGAGCTAGGTTTTTTTAGAACTCATAGATTTTTTTAGGGGTCTTGAGAACTCATAGATGAGCTAGCTATTTAACACCTGCAAGCCACCGGAGAAGGTTGTGTGTGAGTGGGCCGagaagtaggcccacaagttaaaGTCTTTCTTTGGCCCATTGTTGACACTCTTCAAGGGGAGATCCTATACGGTGCGTGCCGCACTGGGGCATGCAACGCGCCCCCCTTGCTCCCCCAACGTGACCTTTTGGGGCGGCACATGAGCGGGGCGCTCtgttttttaatatatatttttcatttttcattttcttatTTTAAATAATTTGAGATTTCAAAATGTTTGGAAATTTAAAAATGtcctatttaaaaaaatgttaaggCATTGATAAATTGTTCATGGACTGAAAACATGTCCATGATTTTACAAAGAATGTTCGCATATTCTGAAAATGTTGGCGGATTAAAAAAAACATGATTTTACAAAAAGTGTTCGCATATTCAAAAAgtattcatgattttgaaaaaatgtttgtgtaCTCAAAACAAATTATGAAAatgaaaaaatgtttgcaaattcaatTTTTTCATGAATTGTTTTCAAAATGCTTACAAtattaaaaaaattgttcatgaattacCAAAAAAAACTTTGATTCCAAAAATGCTTGCTGATTCAAAAAATCTTCACATATTCGAAGAATGTTTAtaaaaaaaagttcacagattttcaaaaaagttcatcaaactttAGAAAAAGTTCACCtatttggaaaaaaagttcataaatttttttaaaaatattatcgattttgaaaaaaacatCTACTTTCaaggaaaatgttcatgaatttggaaataagttcatcgattttgaaaaagttcatctacTTTCGAGGAAAAAATCACTAATTTCTTTcgcaaaaaaaattgaatttgaaaaaaaaggaagaaaaacgaACAGAGAAAAAAGAAGGTGGGCGAATCGATTGCTGCATCTGGGGATTTGGTTTTGGTGGATCCATCCATGGGGCGGGGCAACCTTTGGATTTCTATTTGATTTCTTGGATTTCTTGGATTTCTTGCCTGGAGCTTAGAGCCTTAATTAGATTATTATTACAGTCTCATCTGGTACTGATATGGTTAAGGCCGATGATATAAACATGCTCGTCCATTGCTGCCAATTCTGATAATTGTCTCCCAACTCAATAATCGTTTGCCACAACTTGTG
The sequence above is drawn from the Triticum aestivum cultivar Chinese Spring chromosome 7A, IWGSC CS RefSeq v2.1, whole genome shotgun sequence genome and encodes:
- the LOC123150954 gene encoding protein ENHANCED PSEUDOMONAS SUSCEPTIBILITY 1 — its product is MPSRSPSPMVRVVSSSTVKPPPRPRERIPLTSWDASMLSSNYIQKGLLFHRPTSSAFNAADHLAAVLGDALAHYYPIAGRFATEQHRDDAGNVVGCSVHVDCAGQGVEVVHAVADGVTMADVLPRDADVPRGVLAQFFQLTDAVNYGGQEQPLFAVQVTDLADGVFVGFAYNHALSDGTAFWDFVNYWAALARTRLGLAAAPPAPKPSFERWSPDGGPAGPAVLPCADVSELIERAPPLQLHERMLHFSADSLAALKERAREELLAAGDTAGAAALTKFQALSSLLWRCITRARRMAPEQETTCRAAINNRGRLRPQLPQDYFGNTIYAIGTDSTRAADLLDRGHGWAAAAVGRAVAAHTDASIRARVAAWTAKPMVYTHRFFDPTGTMMGSSPRFDMYGCDFGWGSPVAARSGMANKFDGKTSLYPGHEGGGSIDAELTLSLENMAALEEDVEFWAAVSPDTPVPAPVPEKKPT